In Aestuariibaculum lutulentum, one DNA window encodes the following:
- a CDS encoding DUF423 domain-containing protein, with amino-acid sequence MAQHYFIITGTLYGMLSVIFGAFGAHALKKIISDSELLKSFETGVKYQMYHAIVLLALGLNNFNNSIIYWCFTIGILLFSFSIYGLVLSSAKGKKLKFLGPITPLGGLLLILGWLFILLETL; translated from the coding sequence ATGGCACAACACTATTTTATTATAACAGGCACTTTATATGGTATGCTATCAGTAATATTTGGTGCCTTTGGTGCCCATGCTCTAAAAAAAATAATTTCGGACAGCGAACTATTAAAAAGTTTTGAAACAGGCGTTAAATACCAAATGTATCACGCCATTGTTTTACTTGCTCTAGGCCTAAATAACTTTAATAATTCAATCATTTACTGGTGTTTTACCATCGGGATATTACTATTTTCCTTCAGTATTTATGGCTTGGTTTTAAGCAGTGCTAAAGGCAAAAAATTAAAATTCTTAGGGCCAATCACCCCTCTTGGAGGTTTACTTTTAATTTTAGGCTGGTTGTTTATTCTATTGGAAACATTATAA
- a CDS encoding FAD:protein FMN transferase, giving the protein MKLFLASFLALVLVSCETSVKNTTLAGPIFGTSYSVLYDSEVNYQPQFDSLFAVINKSMSTYIPTSDISKINRNEDSLVDAHFEKVFNTSKIIYKATQGAFDPTIGALVNAWDFGPAGKIVNLDSLKIDSLMLSVGFDKVQLNNHILKKPKGAFIDFNAIAKGYGVDVIGQFLESKNIKNYLVEIGGEIRTRGINAEKQSPWKVGVEQPHFDGTQSILKGITVVNEAMATSGTYRKFKVDENGNKYAHIINTETGYPSKTNLLSISVIASDCMTADAYATAFKAMGVEKIKTFLNSHPELKVFLIFENEQHEFETLSLNGFPEA; this is encoded by the coding sequence ATGAAATTATTCTTAGCGTCTTTCTTGGCACTTGTTTTAGTGTCTTGTGAAACTTCAGTTAAAAACACCACCTTGGCTGGTCCTATATTTGGCACTAGTTATTCGGTGCTTTACGATTCAGAAGTTAATTATCAACCGCAATTTGATAGTTTGTTTGCTGTAATAAATAAGTCGATGTCTACTTATATTCCAACCTCTGATATTTCAAAAATCAACAGAAATGAAGATAGTTTGGTTGATGCGCATTTCGAGAAGGTGTTCAATACCTCAAAAATCATTTATAAAGCAACACAAGGTGCTTTCGATCCAACGATTGGTGCTTTAGTAAATGCCTGGGATTTTGGTCCTGCTGGAAAAATAGTGAATCTCGATAGTTTAAAAATTGATAGTTTAATGCTGTCGGTAGGATTTGATAAAGTCCAACTTAATAATCATATTTTAAAGAAACCCAAAGGCGCTTTTATCGATTTTAATGCCATTGCAAAAGGTTATGGTGTGGATGTGATTGGGCAGTTTTTAGAAAGTAAAAATATTAAGAACTATTTGGTTGAAATAGGAGGGGAAATAAGAACGCGTGGTATTAATGCTGAAAAACAATCGCCTTGGAAAGTGGGTGTAGAGCAACCACATTTTGACGGTACGCAATCTATTTTAAAGGGTATTACTGTAGTAAATGAAGCCATGGCTACTTCGGGTACGTACAGAAAGTTTAAGGTTGATGAAAACGGTAACAAATATGCACATATTATAAATACCGAAACAGGTTATCCAAGTAAAACGAATTTGTTGAGTATTTCGGTTATTGCGTCAGATTGTATGACGGCCGATGCTTATGCAACAGCGTTTAAGGCTATGGGCGTTGAAAAGATCAAGACGTTTTTAAATTCGCATCCGGAACTTAAAGTGTTTCTAATTTTTGAAAACGAACAGCATGAATTTGAAACCTTAAGTCTTAACGGGTTTCCTGAAGCTTAA
- the nqrF gene encoding NADH:ubiquinone reductase (Na(+)-transporting) subunit F — protein MLLAAGTTGTIVATVVAFLIITLLLVTLLLVVKQKLSPSGPVKITINGEKEIEVASGGSLLSTLGNQKIFLPSACGGGGTCIQCECHVNSGGGEALPTETPHFTRKELQHGARLACQVKVKQDMDITIPEEVFGIKKWEAEVVRNYNVASFIKEFVVRIPEDMNYKAGGYIQIEIPKCEIKYSDIDITAHPEEHETPDKFQAEWDKFGLWPLVMKNDDTVERAYSMASYPAEGRDIMLNVRIATPPWDRNKNGWMDVNPGVASSYIFSRKPGDKVTISGPYGEFFINESEAEMLYVGGGAGMAPMRSHLYHLFKTLKTGRKVTYWYGGRSKRELFYLDHFYQLEKEFPNFRFFLALSEPLPEDNWKVKADIDSEGDGFVGFIHNCVIDNYLSKHDAPEDIELYFCGPPLMNKAVQKMGEDFGLPDENIRFDDFGG, from the coding sequence ATTTTATTAGCAGCAGGTACAACAGGAACAATAGTAGCAACGGTAGTAGCGTTCTTAATTATTACGCTTTTACTGGTTACCTTGCTATTAGTAGTAAAACAAAAGTTATCGCCTTCAGGGCCGGTAAAGATTACTATTAACGGTGAAAAGGAAATCGAAGTTGCCTCAGGAGGTAGTTTATTATCTACTTTAGGAAATCAAAAAATATTTTTACCATCAGCTTGTGGTGGAGGAGGAACGTGTATTCAGTGTGAGTGTCACGTAAATTCAGGTGGAGGAGAAGCACTTCCAACAGAAACACCTCACTTTACACGTAAAGAGTTACAACACGGAGCGCGTTTAGCTTGTCAGGTTAAGGTAAAACAAGATATGGATATCACAATTCCTGAAGAGGTATTTGGTATCAAAAAATGGGAAGCAGAAGTTGTACGTAACTACAACGTGGCATCCTTCATTAAAGAATTCGTAGTACGTATCCCTGAAGATATGAACTATAAGGCAGGAGGGTATATTCAAATTGAAATCCCTAAGTGTGAAATTAAATATTCAGATATCGATATTACAGCACACCCTGAAGAACACGAAACTCCGGATAAGTTCCAGGCAGAGTGGGATAAATTCGGATTATGGCCGTTAGTAATGAAAAATGACGATACGGTTGAAAGAGCTTACTCTATGGCTTCTTACCCAGCTGAAGGACGTGATATCATGCTTAACGTACGTATTGCAACTCCGCCATGGGATAGAAATAAAAATGGTTGGATGGATGTAAACCCAGGGGTAGCTTCATCTTATATTTTCTCAAGAAAACCAGGAGATAAAGTAACAATTTCTGGTCCTTACGGTGAGTTCTTTATTAACGAGTCTGAAGCCGAAATGCTTTATGTTGGTGGTGGAGCTGGTATGGCGCCAATGCGTTCACACTTATACCACTTATTCAAAACATTAAAAACCGGTCGTAAAGTGACTTATTGGTATGGTGGACGTTCTAAGCGTGAGTTATTCTACTTAGATCACTTCTATCAATTGGAGAAAGAATTCCCTAACTTCCGTTTCTTCTTAGCACTTTCTGAGCCGTTACCAGAAGATAACTGGAAAGTTAAAGCAGATATTGACTCTGAAGGTGATGGTTTCGTAGGATTCATTCACAATTGTGTTATTGATAACTATTTAAGTAAACACGATGCTCCAGAAGATATTGAATTATATTTCTGTGGACCACCGTTAATGAATAAGGCGGTACAAAAAATGGGAGAAGATTTTGGTCTTCCAGATGAAAACATCAGATTTGATGACTTCGGAGGATAG
- a CDS encoding BT0820 family HAD-type phosphatase, with protein sequence MNLNTQLIIAVDFDGTIVEDAYPNIGKPMLFAFETLKMLQNKGHRLILWTYRHGSKLDDAVNFCKEHGITFYAVNRSYPEEDFSNNSSRKIHADLFIDDRNIGGFPGWGEIYQMVTNTEPKEEEKKKGFFRIFK encoded by the coding sequence ATGAATTTAAACACACAACTTATAATCGCTGTCGATTTTGATGGCACCATAGTTGAAGATGCTTACCCGAATATAGGAAAGCCGATGCTTTTTGCTTTTGAAACTTTAAAAATGCTTCAAAACAAAGGCCATCGGCTTATTTTATGGACTTACCGCCATGGCAGTAAATTAGATGATGCGGTTAATTTTTGCAAAGAACATGGCATTACATTTTATGCCGTAAACCGCAGTTATCCAGAAGAGGATTTCAGTAATAATTCAAGCCGAAAAATTCACGCCGATTTATTCATCGACGATAGAAATATTGGCGGGTTTCCGGGTTGGGGTGAAATTTACCAAATGGTAACCAATACCGAACCAAAGGAAGAAGAAAAAAAGAAAGGCTTTTTCAGAATTTTCAAATAA
- a CDS encoding ankyrin repeat domain-containing protein: protein MKKTIILSAIALCLSVVSVNAKTIEPNVTTSKVTYFKVNSFCVSIAKGDIVTVKKLIARGEDVNQKSNGMTPAMYAAKYNRVEILQLLISEGADLKAKCGKGYTAKKYAELHGAKDAQQVIEMALSKK, encoded by the coding sequence ATGAAAAAAACAATCATTCTTTCAGCCATTGCATTATGTTTATCTGTAGTATCAGTTAATGCAAAAACAATCGAACCTAATGTTACAACTAGCAAAGTAACGTATTTTAAAGTCAACTCATTTTGTGTGTCTATTGCTAAAGGCGATATCGTTACCGTAAAAAAATTAATAGCCAGAGGTGAAGACGTTAACCAAAAATCTAACGGGATGACACCAGCTATGTATGCTGCGAAATATAATCGTGTTGAAATTTTACAACTTTTAATTTCTGAAGGTGCCGATTTAAAAGCAAAATGTGGAAAAGGTTATACAGCAAAAAAATATGCCGAATTACACGGTGCTAAAGATGCTCAGCAAGTTATTGAAATGGCATTGTCAAAAAAATAA
- the map gene encoding type I methionyl aminopeptidase, which translates to MIQIKTREEIELMRESALIVSKTLGEIAKAVKPGVTTLQLDKIAEECIRDHGAIPGFLGLYDFPNTLCMSPNSQVVHGIPNNDPLVEGDIISIDCGALKNGFYGDHAYTFAVGEIDPETEKLLQVTKESLYIGIREFKINNRVGDVGFAIQKYCEDRGYGVVRELVGHGLGRKMHEDPEMPNYGKRGRGKKFVEGMVVAIEPMINMGTHRIQQHRDGWTITTLDNKPSAHFEHDVAIVDGKPELLSTFAYIYDALGITSNEEDEFRQKALVL; encoded by the coding sequence ATGATTCAGATTAAAACCAGAGAAGAAATTGAATTAATGCGCGAAAGTGCCTTAATCGTATCTAAAACTTTAGGAGAAATAGCAAAAGCCGTAAAACCAGGTGTAACAACATTACAACTTGATAAAATTGCCGAAGAGTGTATTAGAGATCATGGCGCTATTCCAGGATTTTTAGGCTTATACGATTTCCCGAACACCCTTTGTATGAGTCCAAACTCACAAGTGGTTCATGGTATTCCTAATAATGATCCTTTAGTTGAAGGCGATATTATTTCAATTGACTGCGGAGCTTTAAAAAATGGTTTTTATGGTGATCATGCCTATACCTTTGCCGTTGGTGAAATTGACCCTGAAACTGAAAAGCTACTTCAGGTTACAAAAGAATCACTTTACATTGGTATTCGTGAATTCAAAATAAATAATCGTGTTGGTGATGTTGGTTTTGCCATTCAAAAATATTGTGAAGATCGCGGTTACGGCGTTGTTCGCGAATTGGTAGGTCATGGATTAGGTAGAAAAATGCACGAAGACCCTGAAATGCCAAACTACGGAAAACGCGGTCGTGGTAAAAAGTTTGTTGAAGGTATGGTTGTTGCTATCGAACCTATGATCAACATGGGAACACACCGTATTCAGCAGCATAGAGATGGTTGGACCATTACCACTTTAGATAACAAACCAAGTGCGCACTTCGAGCATGATGTAGCTATTGTTGATGGCAAACCAGAATTACTTTCAACCTTTGCTTATATCTACGATGCTTTAGGCATCACATCAAACGAAGAAGACGAATTCAGACAAAAAGCATTAGTTCTTTAA
- a CDS encoding Na(+)-translocating NADH-quinone reductase subunit F gives MKTANNRLDIAIKKLYTAFHDDCLHPECCKQCAVGNILDHSDAWKHFSDDHGSTKLNYIGHVNETFGKRFNGYTPSELLLIEVTFLKACGYQLPLHFKNNKPENPTNKDNLFKGLQAVIELLCELDKSPNVMDYTKLFDNLRISKKSLVLK, from the coding sequence ATGAAAACAGCTAATAACCGTTTAGATATTGCCATAAAAAAATTATACACGGCATTTCACGATGATTGCCTTCATCCGGAGTGTTGTAAACAATGTGCTGTGGGTAACATTTTAGATCATTCAGATGCCTGGAAACACTTCTCTGATGATCACGGCTCAACGAAACTCAATTATATTGGTCACGTTAATGAGACCTTCGGAAAACGGTTTAACGGTTATACCCCTTCAGAATTACTTCTTATTGAAGTCACTTTTTTAAAAGCCTGTGGATATCAATTACCATTGCATTTCAAAAATAACAAGCCTGAAAACCCAACAAACAAAGACAATCTATTCAAAGGACTGCAAGCGGTTATTGAACTACTATGCGAGTTAGATAAAAGCCCGAATGTGATGGACTACACCAAACTTTTTGATAATTTGAGAATCTCAAAAAAGTCGTTGGTTTTAAAATAA
- a CDS encoding class I SAM-dependent methyltransferase, producing MKKLFKIILNVIPRPLLIRLSYIIRPVLAFFLRGNNFIDPIDGKGFRTFLPYGYGTQRNNVLSPSTLSLERHRLLWLYLNKETNFFTDNLKVLHFAPEQCFLKRFKSLKHLDYTTTDLLSPIADVKADICDLPFKDNEFDVILCNHVLEHIPDDTKAMQELYRVMKPGGWGIFQIPQDLNREVTFEDYTITDKKERAKIFGQYDHVRVYGRDYFDKLRSIGFTVEEADYTKNFSKQDIETYCLAKGEIIPVVRK from the coding sequence TTGAAAAAGCTTTTTAAAATAATTCTGAATGTTATTCCGCGACCTTTATTAATCAGGTTAAGTTATATCATTCGTCCGGTTCTGGCTTTCTTTTTACGAGGAAACAACTTTATCGATCCCATAGACGGTAAAGGGTTCAGAACGTTTTTGCCTTATGGTTACGGCACACAACGCAATAACGTGTTGTCACCTTCAACTTTAAGTTTAGAACGCCATAGATTATTGTGGCTCTATTTGAATAAGGAAACCAATTTCTTTACCGACAACTTAAAAGTTTTACACTTTGCCCCTGAACAATGCTTTTTAAAACGCTTTAAAAGCTTAAAGCATTTAGATTATACTACAACTGATTTATTATCACCAATTGCGGATGTAAAAGCTGACATCTGCGATTTACCGTTTAAGGATAATGAATTTGATGTTATTTTATGCAATCACGTACTGGAACATATCCCTGATGATACTAAAGCCATGCAGGAATTATATCGTGTGATGAAACCAGGCGGCTGGGGAATTTTTCAAATTCCTCAGGACTTAAACCGCGAGGTTACTTTTGAAGACTACACAATAACCGATAAAAAAGAACGCGCTAAAATCTTCGGACAATATGACCATGTGCGTGTGTATGGTCGTGATTATTTCGACAAATTGCGTTCTATTGGTTTTACGGTTGAAGAAGCTGATTACACCAAAAATTTCTCTAAACAGGATATTGAAACCTACTGCTTAGCTAAAGGCGAAATTATTCCTGTGGTAAGGAAATAA
- a CDS encoding DUF3050 domain-containing protein, translated as MNQIERIEQELAPLRAQLNNHKLYSDLNAIDDVKTFMEQHVFAVWDFMSLLKSLQNQLTTTTLPWVPVANPATSRFINEIVLGEESDVNELGEPKSHYEMYLDAMLQVGANTKQINTFIDFIKEGLSITDAGLKAKLEAETLNFIQFSFDVIDTKKPHVIASAFTFGREDVIPDMFFQIINQSKTEDNTYSKLTYYLNRHIELDGDEHGPLSLKMIEELCKEDDKKWDEALATAKQALEHRIALWDSIAALIQTNRLVEA; from the coding sequence ATGAACCAAATTGAACGTATTGAACAAGAGCTTGCTCCTTTAAGAGCTCAGTTAAACAATCATAAATTATATAGTGACTTAAACGCTATCGACGATGTTAAAACCTTTATGGAACAACACGTTTTTGCAGTTTGGGATTTTATGTCGCTGTTAAAATCACTTCAAAACCAGTTAACCACAACTACCCTACCTTGGGTGCCTGTGGCTAATCCGGCAACCTCAAGATTTATAAATGAAATTGTTTTAGGTGAAGAAAGTGATGTTAACGAACTTGGCGAGCCTAAGAGTCATTATGAAATGTACTTAGATGCCATGCTTCAGGTTGGTGCCAATACAAAACAGATTAATACATTTATCGATTTCATAAAAGAAGGACTTTCAATTACCGATGCAGGCTTAAAAGCAAAACTGGAAGCCGAAACATTAAATTTCATTCAGTTTTCATTCGATGTTATTGACACTAAAAAACCGCATGTTATTGCTTCGGCATTTACTTTTGGTCGTGAAGATGTCATTCCTGATATGTTCTTTCAAATTATAAATCAGTCAAAAACTGAAGATAATACCTATAGTAAACTCACTTATTATTTAAACCGTCACATTGAATTGGATGGTGATGAGCACGGTCCGTTATCTTTAAAAATGATTGAAGAATTATGCAAGGAAGATGATAAAAAATGGGATGAAGCTTTAGCAACTGCGAAACAAGCTTTAGAACACCGCATCGCCCTTTGGGACAGCATTGCTGCCTTAATTCAAACCAATCGTTTAGTTGAAGCCTAA
- a CDS encoding c-type cytochrome, with product MKTKSFILTSLCCASLMACISKEKKETTEDYEPVEVKEVAIDPIKRGEHLVNAIGCHDCHTPKKFTEKGMELDFDRLLSGHPADEILPPYDEETAKSYLLFNMGLTAATGPWGTSFGANLTPDATGIGSWSEKQFLTAIKKGLYKGMEGSRPLLPPMPWQSYKNLPDDDLKAIFAYLKTIKPIDNLVPSNIPPKIN from the coding sequence ATGAAAACAAAATCATTTATTTTAACTAGCTTGTGCTGTGCCTCACTTATGGCATGTATATCTAAAGAAAAAAAAGAAACTACCGAAGATTATGAACCTGTTGAAGTAAAAGAAGTCGCCATAGATCCTATAAAACGTGGCGAACATTTAGTCAATGCCATTGGTTGCCATGATTGTCATACACCAAAAAAGTTTACTGAAAAAGGTATGGAACTTGATTTTGATCGTTTACTTTCCGGACATCCGGCAGATGAAATCTTACCGCCTTACGATGAAGAAACAGCTAAATCCTATTTACTATTTAATATGGGATTAACTGCTGCGACAGGTCCATGGGGAACTTCTTTCGGGGCCAATTTAACACCAGACGCAACTGGTATTGGCTCGTGGAGTGAAAAACAGTTTTTAACCGCTATTAAAAAAGGTCTTTATAAAGGTATGGAAGGCAGCAGACCACTATTACCACCAATGCCGTGGCAATCGTATAAAAATTTACCTGATGACGATTTAAAGGCTATTTTCGCCTATTTAAAAACGATTAAACCTATTGACAACTTAGTACCAAGCAACATTCCTCCTAAGATTAATTAA
- a CDS encoding SLC13 family permease, which produces MTPHPLSKKVGLFLGPILFICLRLIPFESISDNASTVIAIAGWMICWWITEAVSISVTALLPLLLFPLFKVMPIADVGANYGSPIIFLFFGGFVLALALEKVNLHKRIALTIIKKTGSTPNRVILGFMIATGFMSMWISNTASTVVMLPIALSVIKLLINDEDGFTKQDKNFALNVMLGIAFSANAGGIATVIGTPPNSVLIGLLENEYHIEISFIKWMIVGLPFSIILIGIIYLVMVKCFFPCNGLIFNTEKDFIDNELKKLGETTPKEKQVLVIFGITVFLWIFRTVINNLIPGLELSDTMISMFGALLLFTIPHNLKRGEFILEWIDTQKLAWGILMLFGGGLALAKGMSATGIVDVVANTIATSNISILVMASLLIILMLFMTELMSNVALTAVLAPVVAGIALGLDVPILYLLIPVTMASSCAFMLPMATPPNAIVFASGYIKVSEMAKVGFILNLISVVLLILLFKIGLPLVF; this is translated from the coding sequence ATGACACCACATCCTCTATCTAAAAAAGTCGGCCTTTTTTTAGGACCTATTCTTTTTATATGCCTTCGTTTAATCCCTTTTGAATCTATATCAGACAATGCCAGCACCGTAATTGCGATTGCCGGATGGATGATTTGTTGGTGGATTACAGAAGCGGTTTCAATTTCGGTTACGGCCTTACTCCCTTTACTTTTATTTCCGTTGTTTAAAGTCATGCCTATTGCCGATGTAGGCGCCAACTACGGAAGTCCAATCATTTTCCTATTCTTTGGTGGTTTTGTATTGGCTTTGGCTTTAGAAAAGGTGAATCTTCATAAACGTATTGCTTTAACCATTATCAAAAAAACAGGATCAACCCCTAATCGTGTTATTCTGGGATTTATGATTGCCACAGGATTTATGAGCATGTGGATTAGTAACACCGCCAGTACAGTTGTTATGCTTCCTATTGCACTTTCGGTGATTAAATTACTGATTAATGATGAAGATGGATTTACAAAACAGGATAAAAATTTTGCTTTGAACGTCATGCTTGGTATTGCGTTTTCAGCAAATGCCGGAGGCATTGCCACAGTAATTGGCACACCTCCCAATTCGGTTTTAATTGGTTTATTGGAAAATGAATATCATATTGAAATCTCATTTATAAAATGGATGATTGTGGGCTTACCATTTTCAATTATTTTAATTGGAATCATTTATCTGGTTATGGTAAAATGCTTTTTCCCCTGTAATGGATTAATATTTAATACCGAAAAAGATTTTATCGATAATGAACTAAAAAAACTTGGAGAAACTACTCCCAAAGAAAAACAGGTACTTGTCATTTTTGGTATTACGGTCTTTTTATGGATTTTCAGAACAGTTATTAACAACCTAATTCCAGGTTTAGAACTATCGGATACCATGATAAGTATGTTTGGAGCATTACTCCTGTTTACAATTCCTCACAACTTAAAACGTGGCGAATTCATTTTAGAATGGATAGATACTCAAAAATTAGCCTGGGGTATTCTCATGTTATTTGGTGGAGGCTTAGCTTTAGCCAAAGGCATGTCGGCAACTGGTATTGTTGATGTGGTAGCAAATACCATTGCCACAAGTAACATTAGTATTTTAGTCATGGCTTCATTACTTATTATTCTTATGTTATTCATGACGGAGTTAATGAGCAATGTGGCGTTAACAGCCGTTCTTGCTCCTGTTGTTGCAGGTATTGCTTTAGGTTTAGATGTACCGATATTATATTTACTAATTCCAGTAACCATGGCCAGTAGCTGTGCTTTTATGCTCCCCATGGCGACACCGCCTAATGCCATTGTATTTGCCAGCGGCTATATTAAGGTGAGTGAAATGGCTAAAGTAGGGTTCATTTTAAATCTTATATCGGTAGTACTACTCATTCTGCTATTCAAAATAGGATTGCCTTTAGTATTTTAA
- the gpmI gene encoding 2,3-bisphosphoglycerate-independent phosphoglycerate mutase, with protein MNKKVILMILDGWGNSPDPKVSAIDNANTPFIDSLYTKYPYATLRTDGLHVGLPEGQMGNSEVGHMNLGAGRIVYQDLVKVNLAVENKTLNTEKVLVDAFEYAKTNNKDVHFLGLLSDGGVHSHIKHLFGLIDAADEYGLEHTYIHAFTDGRDVDPKSGFGFLTELESHLEKSNAKLATVTGRYYAMDRDKRWERVKLAYDAMVNGIGEKSTNVTDTVQKNYNNDITDEFIKPIIITGADGEPVTKIKDGDVVIFFNFRTDRGRELTEALSQTDFHEQNMHKLNLHYVTLTNYDDTYKNVNVIFNKDNLSETLGEVLAKNGKKQIRIAETEKYPHVTFFFSGGQEKEFEGETRILRNSPKVATYDLQPEMSAYELRDALVPELEKGDVDFVCLNFANGDMVGHTGVMEAAIKACEAVDECVKDVVTTALDNGYTTILIADHGNCETMINPDGTPNTAHTTNPVPVILIDNELKSIKDGILGDVAPTILKLMGVEQPAAMTQHALV; from the coding sequence ATGAACAAAAAAGTTATCTTAATGATACTTGATGGCTGGGGAAATTCTCCAGATCCTAAAGTTTCTGCAATCGACAATGCCAACACCCCTTTTATAGATTCTCTTTACACAAAATACCCTTACGCTACCTTACGAACCGACGGTTTACACGTTGGTTTACCTGAAGGACAAATGGGTAATAGCGAAGTAGGACATATGAATTTAGGTGCCGGTCGCATTGTATATCAAGATTTAGTAAAAGTTAATTTAGCAGTTGAAAACAAAACCTTAAATACCGAGAAGGTATTGGTTGATGCTTTTGAATACGCTAAAACAAATAATAAAGACGTTCACTTTCTTGGTCTATTAAGTGATGGTGGCGTTCACTCTCACATAAAGCACCTTTTCGGTTTAATTGATGCCGCCGATGAATACGGTTTAGAGCACACCTACATCCACGCCTTTACCGATGGACGTGATGTAGACCCAAAATCTGGTTTCGGCTTTTTAACCGAATTAGAATCTCACCTTGAAAAATCCAATGCAAAATTAGCTACTGTAACCGGAAGATATTATGCTATGGATAGAGATAAACGCTGGGAACGTGTTAAATTAGCTTACGATGCCATGGTAAACGGTATTGGCGAGAAATCAACCAACGTTACCGATACTGTTCAAAAAAATTACAACAACGATATTACCGACGAGTTCATTAAGCCAATTATTATCACTGGTGCAGATGGCGAACCTGTAACAAAAATAAAAGACGGCGATGTAGTGATCTTCTTTAACTTTAGAACCGATCGTGGTCGTGAGTTAACAGAAGCGTTGTCGCAAACCGATTTCCACGAGCAAAACATGCACAAATTAAACCTGCATTATGTAACGCTTACCAATTACGATGACACCTATAAAAACGTTAATGTAATTTTCAACAAAGACAACTTATCGGAAACTTTAGGTGAAGTTTTGGCTAAGAATGGTAAAAAACAAATTCGCATTGCTGAAACTGAAAAATACCCACACGTTACTTTCTTCTTCTCTGGTGGTCAGGAAAAAGAATTTGAAGGTGAAACGCGTATTTTAAGAAATTCTCCTAAAGTAGCGACTTACGATTTACAACCGGAAATGAGCGCCTACGAGTTACGTGATGCCTTAGTTCCTGAATTAGAAAAAGGCGATGTTGATTTCGTATGTTTAAACTTTGCAAATGGAGATATGGTTGGACATACTGGTGTTATGGAAGCCGCTATTAAAGCCTGTGAAGCGGTTGATGAATGTGTTAAAGATGTAGTAACAACAGCTCTTGACAACGGTTACACAACTATTTTAATCGCGGATCACGGAAACTGTGAAACTATGATTAACCCAGATGGTACACCAAATACGGCACACACCACAAATCCTGTTCCTGTTATTTTAATCGACAACGAATTAAAATCTATCAAGGATGGTATTTTAGGTGATGTAGCACCAACAATTTTAAAATTAATGGGCGTTGAGCAGCCAGCTGCCATGACACAGCATGCTTTAGTTTAA
- a CDS encoding Na(+)-translocating NADH-quinone reductase subunit F, which produces MSKPLTEQELHNLAMNHVGKDLEQRGFEFVAVNSKLKKHPQFVCIDKNSQYYFVIVRAVILPDNPNNYDVVWMETFKKHARDKNAKVLYAGVGIGNVEGEKMPIYLNQEYLMEYNGIQVIETNLN; this is translated from the coding sequence ATGAGTAAACCACTTACAGAACAGGAACTACATAATCTGGCTATGAATCATGTTGGAAAAGACTTGGAACAACGTGGTTTTGAGTTTGTAGCCGTAAACAGCAAATTAAAAAAGCATCCGCAATTTGTGTGTATCGACAAAAACAGTCAATACTATTTTGTGATTGTTAGAGCTGTAATTTTACCCGATAACCCTAACAATTACGATGTGGTTTGGATGGAAACCTTTAAAAAACATGCCAGAGATAAAAATGCAAAAGTGCTATATGCCGGAGTTGGCATAGGTAATGTTGAAGGCGAAAAAATGCCCATTTATTTAAACCAGGAATATTTAATGGAGTACAACGGTATTCAGGTTATTGAAACAAATCTTAATTAA